Part of the Engystomops pustulosus chromosome 4, aEngPut4.maternal, whole genome shotgun sequence genome is shown below.
AGGTAATAGAAGATCCTTCAAGGTGCTAGCATAATCCCtggagttttttaaaaaaaatagatgattcCACTTTTAAAACTTCTTATAAAAGTAGATGCatgtaaatatataattaaaatcaACTGGAACACCGCATTTTGTGTTCGAACAGTTCTCTTTTTCTGGTGAGAGAAGCACTGATGAAGCACTGAGCTTGATTGCGAAACGCATTGTTCCAGTATGGTCatgcacttggcaaatgaggtttaatgtggataaatgtaaggttatgcacctgggggctaataatccaaaggcaaaatatgtccttgggggagtaaatctgggagagtccctttttgagaaggacctgggggtactagtagatcataaattgaataacagcatgcaatgtcaatcagctgcctctaaagccagtaggatcttgtcatgtatcaaaagtggtatggactctcgtgatagggatgtaatattaccactgtacaaggcattggttcagcctcacctggaatatgctgtccagttctgagcaccggtccataaaaaggatgccctggagctggagagggttcaacgtagagccataaaaatgataaggggtatgaagggtcttagttatgaggaaagattaaaataactagatttatttagtctttaaaagagacgactacgaggggacatgattaatttatttcaatatatgaatggtcaatactaaaaatatggtggtaagttgtttcagattaaatcaaatcaaaagatgaaggGGCTTTgtgtccgtctggagaaaacaaggtttaatcaccagaggcgacagggcttttttaatatgagaactgtcaatctgtggaatagcctgcctcaggagctggtcacagcagggacagcggagagcttcaagaagggtctagatgcctttttacacctaaataacatagatggttatgttatatagaattgtttcccctaaatcccttcctcatcgaatcccttcccttccttggttgaacttgatggacaagtgtcttttttcaaccgtataaactatgactatGTATTTGCATGCATTGACTTTTATCAGAATTTTTAAATTAAAGTGGAATCATCTATTTTTGAAAAATCCTCTGAGAATTATTCAAGTGCCTTGAAGGACTGTCCATTACTTCCATTTGTTCTCCAGGATCATTGTGATACTGTCATTGTTCTGAAAAACAGGTTGGTAGGGGTCAGTGAGTTTTACTGATGCCTCAACAATTCATGTCCATTGCATTTCCATTGCATTGCCTAGCTTATGGAATGCTTGCATGGATCACATTAATAGAAAAGGTTCTGATCTCTTAGTGTCGGTCCAATGAGCTCCCGTCACCCATAATACCTGGGTTCCCTGAGTACCTATCAACTGACCCATTTACTGCTGAATGGTTCAACACCATTGGGACTCTCATGACTGCTCATTGTGCCATAGCTTGGACCCCCAGCCATAAGAAAATTACCTCCTATCCAATGCATATTGATATTTCTGTAAAACATTGTTTACTGATGTTAATGTGCTCAAAAGAACATCAGGCCTTCAGGCTTAAGCTTTCGTTGTAAAAAGAGCTTGGTGTGGAGATcgccatatatattatataggcgCCAACAGCTTTTCCCCTTACCCATGTGCACATGTTCTTAATAGAGAGAAGGGAATAAGCCACCTCTGGTGGTAAGCTATCTCCTTTGAGAAAAAAACATTGGGCATGTTGAAATCCAACCTTTCCCCTCCATTTCCTTATGCAGGGGGAAAGCCAAAAATTAGATTGACAGCAGGTGTTGACCTAATCATAAGGTTCAATTGACATTTAGCCTGTATATAATAGCGCCTAATTTATTTTCCATTGAAAATTTCCATTAATAATATTAAATAGGATTCATTATATTTTAGTAAATGTGTATCTTAAAATTTTAATATATGCTTAAAAAGATGTATAACTTTACTACTAGGTACGCTCCCTGATCACAGATCCTTCAGCCTACAAGCTTCTTATTTTAAGTGGCCAGTGCTCTGACCAGGAGGGAGACCTTATTCTGCAAAGTGGTACTTTTCCATTACAACGCCTTGGGGAGGTGTTCAGCGACCCAGAGGTATGTGTAAATTTTTCTTTATCGATGTTGGTTTACTTCTAATAACCCCTTTCTGACAAGGCAATAGGAGACTTTACTGGAGCATTTCTAACAAATTTTCATACTTATAGGTTTAAGGGCCATTACTTCCTTTTTTATGCAAGAGCATAAACATTTTTTCTGCACTTTTTCTTGGCGCGTAGgaatagttaaaaataaaaaagttgagtGACCTTTTTTCAGTTTTAGCCTTCtgggggttaaagttacaaaaactggagaaaaatatatttttttgtaatgtacagtatagtatatatttttctaGCTTTCAAATTAATTCAAAATGGCCTAGTGTGTGATGTTCGTTttgatatataccatatatactcaagtatagaccaacccgagtataagccgaggtccctaattttactacaaaaaactgggaaaatgttttgactcgagtataaacctagggtgggaaacaCAGCAACtaatctttaataaaatgtccagtagtctcccctcatgaatgagaTGTCCACAGCCGACCCtctaattaataaaatgtccagcagagagccCCCATTTAGAATGTGTCTAGCAGTGTGATCTTGTTAAAAATGTGTCCAGCAGTGTGCCCCGTTAATAATGTGCCCAGCAGAAAGCCCCCTTAAAAAttaaagttagtactcaccctccggtgctagtcccccggcatcctcttctccccgcagcacGTCCTCAGGTTCTTGGGCCTGCTagcagatgcacgtctatgcgatctgctggcacaagaactatgatgtcagcagacaGCGAAACTGCTACGTCATAGTTCTGTAATGGCAGATTACATGGACATGCAGACGTTGTTGCAGACTCGGGACCCGCACTCACTGATGTCTTTCGCAAGTGGGTGATCGGAGATGAGTTACAGGGAGCCTATCATAAGGAAGGTCAGTTTTGCATGGTGACAGGTTGAAATAGCTACTGGTATGTTGATTTCAAATATGCCCTCAATGTCTACTTACCTCGCCCTTACTCATTGCTCCCCACCTCCCTCAGCCACATTCTTTCCCCGCTTAAATCAGCTCACCGCCACAAGCAATTCTTGTTTGAACGGCCATCTTACCCCTTCCCCCTCTACGGGTATCACCGCACAATGCTGGCAGGGAGGGATTGTTAAAGAAACTATTTAAAAGCACTGTATTTATTCAGAtgcatgacaaaggcattttttaaatcaagagAGGCTATAGGAATCTGTCATcgtgtaaaaatgaccttcctgatgacaaatTACTTTGAAAATATTAATCTACAGCTTTATGTTTATCATAATGGAAATCCTGTTATATCGCTGGAAAGAAATGCATCCATAATAAACAGTTAgtgtattttgtacatttttgttttatGAAAACAGAAAACTCAAGcagtatgttaaaggaaatctaccactaaaattaaataaaattaaactaaatatattcACCTCTCATCCTCTTCCTTAGGATGCCGGCACTTGTCTTCTTTAAGCTTGACACATTGGGATCGCCTGAaaaaaaagagtaataaaaaaagGAACCTGGAGTGTGGGAAcgtgatgtccggtgctctgggttgctaattattcatgcctctcaCATGATGTCACCTCCCACTCCAGCATGGGAGGGGTAGGCGGCGAGAGGTGTGCATAAATATCAGTCCCGTGCGCTGGACATCACGTGCTGACACCatgggctgctttttataactcatTTTTTCAGGTGACCTCAGCAtctcaagattaaagaagacaagTGCCGGGATCCTGGGCAAGAGGATGATAGATGAGTAAGTGTAGTTTcattttagtttattttagtGGTGGATTTCCTATAAAGACTTCACCACTATGATCAATTATAGCCTTCAACATTGACTTCTACTTACATGGCACATCACCAGTCGGCCAGTGATTGTCCTACTGCTTTGCTTTACCGCTTTCAAATTTGAGTCTGACAAGCCCTTTAATAAAATTAACTTGAGTACTTTGTATTTTATTCACAAATGCAATATGtttgatacatttttatttggCTAATTACTTTTCTTGTATATTATCACTGCAGGTTTGCCAGCTCTTCAGTAACACCGATCCAGAGATTAAGGCTTCTTTAACGGTTTCCTGCTTGGAAGAGGGAGATTGGTGCAACCTTGGACATTCCAGTTTCCAGGATATCATAAATTGGAAACTAAATCCTGAGCTAGTCTTACCTGCCATGGATGGGGTGTCAGAATTTGCAGACTATGTCTCAGAGACAGTTGATGTTCCATCTCCTTTTGATCTCTTGGAACCACCAAATTCTGGTGGATTTTTAAAGTTGTCAAAGCCATGTTGTTACATATttcctggaggaagaggagactcTGCCCTTTTTGCTGTCAATGGATTTAATATCCTGGTAGATGGTGGCTCAGAGAGAAAGTCTTGTTTTTGGAAGTTGGTTCGGCATTTGGATAGAATTGATTCCATATTGCTCACACATATTGGAGCAGATAATCTGCCTGGAATAAATGGACTTCTTCAGAGAAAGATAGCTGAGCAGGATGAAGAACAATCTCAGGGCTCCACTGCTTATAGTGACTGGATGAAGAACTTAATATCCCCAGAACTAGGGGTAGTGTTTTTTAATGTTCCAGATAAACTCAAAATGCCTGAGTCTAGTATGAAGGTTAAGAGAAGCATCGAAGAAGCTTGTCTGACACTACAGTACTTAAATAAATTAGGAATTAAATCTGAACCTTTATACAGGGTAGTTAGTAACACAATAGAGCCCATAACACTGTTTCACAAAATGGGTGTTGGCAGGTTGGATATGTATGTCCTGAACCCAGTAAAAGACAGCAAagaaatgcagtttttgatgcagaAATGGGCAGGCAACAGCAAAGCAAAAACTGGTATTATTTTAGCAAATGGGAAAGAAGGCGAAATTTCAGTACCATATCTCACATCTATCACTGCCCTTGTTGTATGGCTTCCTGCGAGCCCAACAGAAAAAATTGTACGAgttttgtttcctggcaatgcTCCACAAAATAAGATTTTAGAAGGTCTAGAAAAGCTGAAACATCTAGATTTCCTGCGATATCCAGTAGCGACACAAAAAGACATATCCAGTGGTGGCCCTTCATCTACGGGTAAgaacacaaaaataaaacaaagggcTGACAGCAAAGAAAGTCTGAAGTCTTCTACAAGACCTAGCACAGGTAAGCCAATCAAAAGAGAAGAGATTTcagaagaacaggctaaagatgTTAAAATAGAATTGACAAAAGagacaaaaatagagaaaaaaatcaAAGACGCAACAGACAAAAATATTGAGaaacatttaaaaactgaaaagctGAAAACCGATGCAATTGATTCTGCAAAATTAGAAAAGAGAAAACTTTTGAAAGAAAAGACAGGGAAAAAATTCATCAAGGACAAGATTTCAAAGCTTGATGAaaagaaagataaagaaaagaaagaaataaagaaagaaaaatttgACATAAAGAAAGAAAATATCAAGAAGGAAGAAAAGAAAGATGTAAAGAAGGAAGAGAAGAAAAAGGATGTTAAACCTGAAACTAAGAAGTTACTTAAACCTGATTTACGGCCTTTTACACCTGAAGTGAGAAAAACATTGCACAAAGCAAAAGTTCCTGGAAAAATCAGAGTTGAAAAAGTTAAAAGTAAACCTGAAAAAGATGTCACACCTGAACAAAAAATAAGCAATGTGCAGCAAGTACAGATGGAAAAGTTACCACAAATTGCTGATATGGCAGAACAGAGATCAGTTATGTCATCCCCTGAGGATCTAACCAAAGATTTCGAGGAGTTGAAGCATGAAGACAATTTAATCCAATCCAATAAAAAGGAAGATGATATCCTTTTTTCAGAACAAGGGGCTTTGGAAAATAGACCAACCGATATGTTAACAGTTCAAAACCAGTTCAAGGATGAAATCATGTTAGATGAAACAACATCAGATAAGAAAAGTCTTCTTGAATCCCCAGATGAGGGTATCACAACCACTGATGTTGAGGGGGATTCACAACATGAAGAGAAACCAATGTACCAAGCAGATGAGACAGCTGAAATGATTGATGAGGGTGCAGCAATGGAAGAACCTGTGGAGATGGTGGAATTTGAGGAAGAGATAAACACAGAAGAAGAAACCACCCCAGATGTTGACAAAGAACAAATATCTAGCAGAAACAAATTTGAATCAATGCCAACCTTAGACATCCAAGACTTAGAGATAGATGAAGATAAAGAAAATGAATTGGATGAAAAGGGAATATTCGATAGAAAACAAAAAGAAGAAATACTTGCAGGTGACGATGACGAAACCTGTGAAAAAACAGAAAATgacaaagaagcagaaaaaaatatAGATGTGGTAGAAAAAGCAGATGTTGAAGAAATGGAAGAATATTCAGATGAACCAAAAGATGATTTGAAGTATAAGGTCAATGATTACAAAGAGAAATTTACTGAACACAAAGAAAAAATGACTTCTGGTTTTACGATGTCATTGCAGAAAGAGACTGatttaaaaatgaacatttgtgACAGGGATATAACAAAAGAACATCCCTCATACCTAACTGGTGTCCCTATGTCATCGGGAACCACTGCAGAACACATATCGTACATCCAAGATGAAACTATGCCAGGTTATTCTGAGACAGAACAAACTATTTCTGATGAGGAAATACATGACGAACAGGAAGAAAGAATTCCCCATTTACAGTATGATGTAGGCAGTTATGATATTTCTGTCCCTGACCAACCTGGATCATTTGAGGCAATACATGGTATCAAAGCAGTTTCATCTTCTGAAGTGTCTACAAAAGGCTATATCATGCAAGAATCTGAAATACCGGGTTATTCTACAAACATTGTTGCTGCTCCTCTAGCAGAAGAGGAACACATTTCATCAGCAACATCTATAACTGAGTGTGACAAACTATCTTCTTTTGCTACATCTGTTGCAGAAGATCAGTCTGTGGCTTCTATCACTGCACCAAAAACTGAAGAGACTGGAAAAAGTTCATTACTGCTTGACACTGCAAACAGTATTCCATCTTCTCACACTGAGGCCACCCAGGGGATTGAATATTTGCCATCTGCTGGTACTATATCACCAACATCCTCTTTAGAAGAAGATAAATGTTTCAAATCCCCTCCACCCGAAGATTTCCAGTCTCTAATGGCTAGTGGAAAAGACCATCTGAGTTGCACCACACAGGATGATGAAATTGAAGATGAGACAGGAAATCTTGAGACTCTTGACAAAAAACATTACAGTCCTCTTCTATTTTCTGAACATGGAGGAAGTGATATGCAATATGCTTACAGTACAGATATGAAGATATCACCAAATATTTCTGGTGGTGAGGTAGACAAAATTGATTCAAGCTTTGGAGAAGCCGAGGAAAGGTGCTTAAGTCCTGATGACAGCACAGTGAAAATGGCATCTCCAACTCAGTCAGGCCCCACTAGCACCGGACACACACCTTCTCACCAGTCTCCTATAGAAGACAGATCAGAAACCACACAAGCTGAACTGTTTGAAGCAGCAGATATACTTAATGAAAGAAAAGATGAAGAACAATTTGAATCTTCTGCAGAAAGAAGAGATCAATTTGATAAACCAATCACACAAGAAGAAGTGCCTTTAGGAACTTCAATGCAGGGTCCTGATGTGGAAAGCTTTGATAATACTTTGTCATCATATAAGTGTGACCTAGACAATGAAAATGTTGTTGAAGGAATACCAGCTGTAGGGGGAATATTTCCTGATGAATATATTGGCAAGAATGAAAGTTATATGGACAATGAAAAGTGTGATTTATCTAAGGATGCTTTGTTTTCAATGAGTTCAGAACCATATATGCAATTTGAAAATTTAGTTTCATCGAAGAAAGTCTCACATGAAGATTTATTATCTAGCCATAAAGAAACAGATGatgagccactacagacagcatcACCCAAACAGATGTCAGCAACATATTATGATTATTCCGAAGTCGTAGAACAGAGTCCAGAAAAAGATCATACACCAACTGAGAGCTCTAGACAAGACTTTTTCCTAGGAGATGCAAAGTCACTTTCTTTTACAGAACAAGGAAAAGAAGATGACACATCCTTGCAGATGTCTTTGATTGAACAAAGTCCAATTGTAAACGAAACATATCAAGGGAGCCCAACAAAGGAAACATATTTAGATGATGAAAGCCCCTTTCAGTTGAAAGTTGATAAgattgaaaaagaagaaaagaaatgttCATCTGATGAAATATCAGCAGAATGTGTGGATCCTTCGCTATCCATGAAGGAAAACTTTGGTGGGGATcaaaaacatctggaagcagtgGATGCACATTTCCAAGATAATACCCAGTCCTTCTTGACACCTGAAATGAAAGATGATAAACAAACATTTTCAGAAGTTCATTCAGAAGAGTCAACAGCAGCAAAATCACATTCGCATCATTCTGATAGCCAGGTccaccaaaaagaagaaaaatcctTTTTGATTTCCTCCTCAAGCCCTGATGACTCAGAGTCATTTTCATTTGCAGATCAAAGCCCCCTCAAAAGTGAACCAATTGAGAAACAGGAATCTTGTCTTTCACAGGAACCTTACAAGGATTTAAAACATACTGGGTTCTCTCTTGGATATGAAGAATCAGAACAAAGTATAGAAAAGACAGAAACCTCAGATGAATTCAAGAAAGATACATCTAATGATAATTACATTGATAATGAGAGGTCCTCTGAAAGTGAAAACATTTATATGAAACAGATGACCTGTGAAAAGAGAGTGTGGTTCACAGAAGAACGCTTTGGAGAAGAACCAAAGGAAACATCACAGTACTTACCAAAAGAAAACAATAAACTGCGGTATACTGAAGAAGGAGAGAGCACATTTCTTGATGAAGACTGGGAAGAACAGTCTAAAGATCAATCTTCTTTGAATGTAAATGTTGTAAACCAAGAAATATCTAACAAATCAGAGAATCAGAATAGAGATATATTAGATGCAGAATATGCCCATTTTCAAGAGGAAAAGCATGCACAAGAGTCACTAGAGTTAAGTAAAGATGCATTTAAAGAGTTTGTTTCAGAAACAGATACTACATATCATCCTCATGATGCAAATGTTTTAGACAGATTCCCCTATGTATCAACATCCTCATCTGATATTCTTCAAGGAAGCACAGAGAATACAGGATCTATTCAAGTGATATATAAGACTGCGGAGACATATTTTGAAGAGGGCGAATcagaagaagaagatgaatgTCCATACTCACAGATTGCCCAATACCTTCCAGATTTTTCTTATCCAAGTGATGCCTTAGACAACAAATGTGATCTTCAACTTGGGAAAGAAACGATCAATGTCTTTGAAAAACGTGAAGAATCTGAAGTAATAGAAAAAACAGAGTATAGCTTGCAGGAGGATGAACATCAAGAAAAATCACCAAAAGAACCATCTACAGATATCTATAATTATCAGGAAGAAGCCAGGCAGGAATACAAAGCTTATGACTCTAAAGAAGATAAAGAGCATGAGTATGTGGAAACATCATACAATAAGATTGAAATTTCTAAAGAAAGTATGGACTTTAGTTTTGGAGAATGCAGGGATGACCCCAAGGAAGATATTTTCTCTAAACGAGATAAAAAAGTTTCTCCAAGTCTTTTAGATACTGGCTTTAAGTCATCTTGCCCATTTGATTCATATTCCCAAGAAAAGGAAAACTATGATGGAACAAAAAAAGGAACAGTAGAAGAAAGAGAGCCAACTCCTTATCCAAATGATAAATCTTTCCAATATGCTGACATCTATGAGAAGATTGCTACTTCTGGAGTCGGACATATCATAGAAGAAGCAGAGCCAAGTAGTGCTAGTTATCTAGAGAAAGAGAAAGTAGAGATACCAACTGTAAGCACGGAAACATCAAGACATGAATTATATAGTCAAATATCTTCAAAAGAAGAGGAATCTCATTTGTATACATCAACAGAGAAGGAACTCTCTTCACCAGCCTCCCCCAAGGAAAAAAGTGACAGTGGCATGTTTGAATATACAGAAAGGCAGGAGCACTTCGTAGCCATTTCAGataatggtaaaaagacaactagTTTACCTGTGGAGGAAATCGATACATCACACGTGGAAGAACTGTATCATAAAACACCAACGGAAACTGAGTGTAACGTCTTCTCCCATGATGCAGATCTCTCATCAAAAACAGATACAACGGAACATGAATATCATGAAAAATCTGCCTACCTTCATGCACAtcacgatgatgatgatgatgattatgaTGACGaagatgatgaagatgatgaagaCAACATTAGCTCAGCTAGTCAGCATGTCACCCAAGCTGAACCACAACAACTTGACATGAAAGCCTCATATTATGAGAAAACAGAAGTACTCGAAGAAACTGCAAGCGATTCTGAACTAGAAAAAGGAGCGAATGAAAAATCTGAAAAGGAAACGAAATGTCCTACAGATTGCTTACAAGAGACCTATACGTATGGTCAAGAGAAGGAGAACAATCTGTCTAATTTTGCTGCTCAATCAGAAGTAAAAGAAGTAGACAATAAACACTATAATGTCCACAGTGAAATGGAAGCTTCGGGGCTAAGTGCCAACCAAGTTTTTGACTCCTTTGCAAGAACAGAATATAGCCTTCAAGAAGATAATTATGGAAAAGAGGATACTGACTACACCTATTCTCCCTTTCTGTCAAAAATTGAGTCCAAAAAAGATACACATGAAACTTGTTTTGAGGCAGAATATCATCAGCCACAAACCAGTAGTCAATGTCATTATGTAAGTCAGGAATTAGAAAGTACCCTCAGTGAAAAGGAAAAACAAATCTACACTGGGTTGGCAGAACAAGAGAGTAAAGTATCAGCATCAGGATATTCTTCTGAGGCATTTTCAATCATAGGAAAGGAAATTGGAGAATCTTCAGATTCATACAAGGTTAACCAAGAATCATTGTCCTTTGTAGACTCTAAAGAATTAGGTAAAGATTCCTTTAGTTTATCACATTCAGGAAAGGGACAGGATGAGTACTTAGAGGTCTCAGAAAGAGCTTCTGAAGTAAATTCATCGTTAACCAGATTTTCACCATTAAGTCCTCAGGAAGATCCCGTAAGTTCCATTATTTCTTCTCAACTGTGTACTGAGGCAAGCTACCAAAAACATGACTCTCAGAGTCAGTCAGAAACCTCATCTGAAGCTAGTACCCCAGTTAAAAAGGATACTGCTGAAGGTTTCTACTCCCAAATGATCAGTGGCTATGCAGCAGAAGCAGAACCAACTGTAAGGAATTTGTGGGATGTATCGCCTCTTGTTCCTGCTGATGTTACTAAACCTTCAGATGAAAAAGATGCTGCTGATGATCATGAATCTACAGGTTCATATGATATGGATGACTGCACATTACCATGTAGAGTTGAATGCAAAAAGACCTCTTGTACATCAAAGACTGATTTAGAGAAAGAAACCATCACTGTGCGTCAGGATAATACACAGATTGACTGTACAGAAGCAGTGTATTCACCACCTAATGTTCTTACAACATTTCCACCCCATCAGCAAGAAGAATCATCAACAGCAAATGGTCCTACAGAAATAAACAATATGCCAGAATTATTCCAACACTCACAGTATGCTGACAAAGAGTTTTACTCTTCTGAGACAAAAGATGAAAAATCATCTCCAGATTCTGATAGAGAATCATATCCATGCTCTGAGGAAGATACAGAAAAACCCAACCGGCCTTC
Proteins encoded:
- the MAP1A gene encoding microtubule-associated protein 1A, translating into MATKAGSAEALAVVMETGAGSALELQHPGQRRLTNPAAAAARWDPRKHYLLIVIGDIATESQLQAVRDHLEHGIRSWDISLDSCNLDEQLKLFVTRHLAHFSPNIKGQRTLQHQSDVLETVVLVNPNADSIVYEVRSLITDPSAYKLLILSGQCSDQEGDLILQSGTFPLQRLGEVFSDPEVCQLFSNTDPEIKASLTVSCLEEGDWCNLGHSSFQDIINWKLNPELVLPAMDGVSEFADYVSETVDVPSPFDLLEPPNSGGFLKLSKPCCYIFPGGRGDSALFAVNGFNILVDGGSERKSCFWKLVRHLDRIDSILLTHIGADNLPGINGLLQRKIAEQDEEQSQGSTAYSDWMKNLISPELGVVFFNVPDKLKMPESSMKVKRSIEEACLTLQYLNKLGIKSEPLYRVVSNTIEPITLFHKMGVGRLDMYVLNPVKDSKEMQFLMQKWAGNSKAKTGIILANGKEGEISVPYLTSITALVVWLPASPTEKIVRVLFPGNAPQNKILEGLEKLKHLDFLRYPVATQKDISSGGPSSTGKNTKIKQRADSKESLKSSTRPSTGKPIKREEISEEQAKDVKIELTKETKIEKKIKDATDKNIEKHLKTEKLKTDAIDSAKLEKRKLLKEKTGKKFIKDKISKLDEKKDKEKKEIKKEKFDIKKENIKKEEKKDVKKEEKKKDVKPETKKLLKPDLRPFTPEVRKTLHKAKVPGKIRVEKVKSKPEKDVTPEQKISNVQQVQMEKLPQIADMAEQRSVMSSPEDLTKDFEELKHEDNLIQSNKKEDDILFSEQGALENRPTDMLTVQNQFKDEIMLDETTSDKKSLLESPDEGITTTDVEGDSQHEEKPMYQADETAEMIDEGAAMEEPVEMVEFEEEINTEEETTPDVDKEQISSRNKFESMPTLDIQDLEIDEDKENELDEKGIFDRKQKEEILAGDDDETCEKTENDKEAEKNIDVVEKADVEEMEEYSDEPKDDLKYKVNDYKEKFTEHKEKMTSGFTMSLQKETDLKMNICDRDITKEHPSYLTGVPMSSGTTAEHISYIQDETMPGYSETEQTISDEEIHDEQEERIPHLQYDVGSYDISVPDQPGSFEAIHGIKAVSSSEVSTKGYIMQESEIPGYSTNIVAAPLAEEEHISSATSITECDKLSSFATSVAEDQSVASITAPKTEETGKSSLLLDTANSIPSSHTEATQGIEYLPSAGTISPTSSLEEDKCFKSPPPEDFQSLMASGKDHLSCTTQDDEIEDETGNLETLDKKHYSPLLFSEHGGSDMQYAYSTDMKISPNISGGEVDKIDSSFGEAEERCLSPDDSTVKMASPTQSGPTSTGHTPSHQSPIEDRSETTQAELFEAADILNERKDEEQFESSAERRDQFDKPITQEEVPLGTSMQGPDVESFDNTLSSYKCDLDNENVVEGIPAVGGIFPDEYIGKNESYMDNEKCDLSKDALFSMSSEPYMQFENLVSSKKVSHEDLLSSHKETDDEPLQTASPKQMSATYYDYSEVVEQSPEKDHTPTESSRQDFFLGDAKSLSFTEQGKEDDTSLQMSLIEQSPIVNETYQGSPTKETYLDDESPFQLKVDKIEKEEKKCSSDEISAECVDPSLSMKENFGGDQKHLEAVDAHFQDNTQSFLTPEMKDDKQTFSEVHSEESTAAKSHSHHSDSQVHQKEEKSFLISSSSPDDSESFSFADQSPLKSEPIEKQESCLSQEPYKDLKHTGFSLGYEESEQSIEKTETSDEFKKDTSNDNYIDNERSSESENIYMKQMTCEKRVWFTEERFGEEPKETSQYLPKENNKLRYTEEGESTFLDEDWEEQSKDQSSLNVNVVNQEISNKSENQNRDILDAEYAHFQEEKHAQESLELSKDAFKEFVSETDTTYHPHDANVLDRFPYVSTSSSDILQGSTENTGSIQVIYKTAETYFEEGESEEEDECPYSQIAQYLPDFSYPSDALDNKCDLQLGKETINVFEKREESEVIEKTEYSLQEDEHQEKSPKEPSTDIYNYQEEARQEYKAYDSKEDKEHEYVETSYNKIEISKESMDFSFGECRDDPKEDIFSKRDKKVSPSLLDTGFKSSCPFDSYSQEKENYDGTKKGTVEEREPTPYPNDKSFQYADIYEKIATSGVGHIIEEAEPSSASYLEKEKVEIPTVSTETSRHELYSQISSKEEESHLYTSTEKELSSPASPKEKSDSGMFEYTERQEHFVAISDNGKKTTSLPVEEIDTSHVEELYHKTPTETECNVFSHDADLSSKTDTTEHEYHEKSAYLHAHHDDDDDDYDDEDDEDDEDNISSASQHVTQAEPQQLDMKASYYEKTEVLEETASDSELEKGANEKSEKETKCPTDCLQETYTYGQEKENNLSNFAAQSEVKEVDNKHYNVHSEMEASGLSANQVFDSFARTEYSLQEDNYGKEDTDYTYSPFLSKIESKKDTHETCFEAEYHQPQTSSQCHYVSQELESTLSEKEKQIYTGLAEQESKVSASGYSSEAFSIIGKEIGESSDSYKVNQESLSFVDSKELGKDSFSLSHSGKGQDEYLEVSERASEVNSSLTRFSPLSPQEDPVSSIISSQLCTEASYQKHDSQSQSETSSEASTPVKKDTAEGFYSQMISGYAAEAEPTVRNLWDVSPLVPADVTKPSDEKDAADDHESTGSYDMDDCTLPCRVECKKTSCTSKTDLEKETITVRQDNTQIDCTEAVYSPPNVLTTFPPHQQEESSTANGPTEINNMPELFQHSQYADKEFYSSETKDEKSSPDSDRESYPCSEEDTEKPNRPSSLMSPEHTFQPYFPDAQRGGGSEDHGDASHEIETCMGTSSEYEHKLSSSEYMHRKGELSPSFINPSPLDLSDDSDVSQDEGHPSVKGRTHHVKSRYVEGGTVEETPPTSVSDSGSSQSDSDVPPETEECPSITADAAMDSDEDGDFLPVDKAMGNSHHSSSRQGHDPHPAPMMDPYPHPPHPDVCMVDPEMLVNELNPIKGDKVLKKDLKDKTKGVRKPLGKPKSTSPARKLEPKRSPTLSKQTSREATEKSLKNTAVKKETTEKSLKTRSTLHSSREDKEDTSKGGKLVNGVKSTGISSSKASSTIPPGPPVYVDLAYIPNHCNGKNTDMEFFKRVRAGYYVVSGNDTPNGEPSRAVLDALLEGKSQWGENLQVTLIPTHDTEVTREWYQQTHEKQQELNIMVLASSSTVVMQDESFPACKIEF